Proteins found in one Sorghum bicolor cultivar BTx623 chromosome 1, Sorghum_bicolor_NCBIv3, whole genome shotgun sequence genomic segment:
- the LOC8060528 gene encoding uncharacterized protein LOC8060528: protein MAMAMRVESVEEAKQAAILPGAQEQRRTFPAGMLKLFLGLMLFGVVMGLSAFGVFLARHAGEVAAAAPALFRPCLGAAAAEPEPEEGLERWTRPPARAQHAMTDEELLWLASYAPRARAGSGYPFRRVPKVAFMFLTHGPLPLAPLWERFFRGNEGRYSIYVHTMPLYRANFTADSVFYRRQIPSQDVQWGQMTMCDAERRLLANALLDISNEWFVLVSESCIPLFDFNTTYGYFQNSSHSFVMSIDDPGRDGRGRYNLNMAPEVELEQWRKGWQWFEADRDLAVAIVEDTVYYPKFKQFCRPGCYADEHYIQTMLKIEAPHKLANRTATWVDWSRGGPNSAHPATFGRGDITEEFLKGIRGGETCLYNGQNTTLCYLFARKFAPSALEPLLELAPTVLGFG from the exons ATGGCGATGGCGATGCGGGTGGAATCCGTGGAGGAGGCGAAGCAGGCCGCCATCCTTCCCGGGGCGCAGGAGCAGCGCCGGACGTTCCCGGCGGGGATGCTGAAGCTGTTCCTGGGGCTCATGCTGTTCGGCGTGGTGATGGGGCTGTCCGCGTTCGGCGTGTTCCTGGCGCGGCACGCGGGGGAGGTGGCGGCCGCCGCGCCCGCGCTGTTCCGGCCGTGCCtcggtgcggcggcggcggagccggagccggaggagGGGCTGGAGCGGTGGACCCGCCCCCCGGCTCGCGCGCAGCACGCGATGACGGACGAGGAGCTCCTCTGGCTCGCGTCGTACGCGCCGCGGGCGCGCGCCGGGAGCGGGTACCCGTTCCGGCGCGTTCCCAAGGTGGCGTTCATGTTCCTCACGCACGGCCCGCTGCCGCTGGCGCCGCTCTGGGAGCGCTTCTTCCGGGGCAACGAAGGGCGTTACTCCATCTACGTCCACACGATGCCTTTGTACCGCGCCAACTTCACCGCCGACTCCGTCTTCTACCGTCGCCAAATCCCCAGTCAG GATGTGCAATGGGGTCAGATGACTATGTGTGATGCTGAGAGACGTCTGCTTGCCAACGCTCTACTGGACATATCCAACGAGTGGTTTGTGCTAGTGTCCGAGTCATGCATTCCACTCTTTGATTTCAACACGACCTACGGGTATTTCCAGAATTCAAGCCACAGCTTCGTCATGTCAATCGACGATCCTGGAAGAGACGGGAGAGGCCGGTACAACCTGAACATGGCGCCCGAGGTCGAGCTCGAACAATGGCGCAAAGGCTGGCAGTGGTTCGAAGCTGacagagacctcgccgtcgcgatcGTCGAGGACACGGTGTATTACCCAAAATTCAAGCAGTTCTGCAGGCCTGGATGCTATGCCGATGAGCACTACATCCAGACGATGCTCAAGATCGAAGCTCCGCATAAACTGGCCAACAGGACCGCCACCTGGGTGGATTGGTCGAGAGGGGGTCCAAACTCGGCGCATCCAGCTACGTTTGGCAGGGGTGACATCACGGAGGAGTTCTTGAAGGGGATTCGAGGGGGAGAGACCTGTCTATACAATGGCCAGAACACGACGTTGTGCTACTTGTTTGCTCGGAAGTTTGCTCCGAGTGCGCTGGAGCCATTGTTAGAGTTAGCACCCACTGTGCTTGGTTTTGGTTGA
- the LOC8060529 gene encoding uncharacterized protein LOC8060529 — MQARVASMEDVKEARQAAGQGRVLPTGMLKVFLGFLLLGVGLSAVGMYMARHAVAAVAPSLFRPCLGGSSAEEEPEGLERWTRPPARVEHAMTDEELLWRASFAPRVRGYPFRRVPKVAFMFLTRGPLPLAPLWERFFRGHEGRYSIYVHALPSYHANFTSESVFYRRQIPSKVAEWGQMTMCDAERRLLANALLDISNEWFVLVSESCIPIFDFNTTYRYFQNSNRSFLMAFDDHGPYGRGRYNWNMTPEVELDQWRKGSQWFEVHRELAIEIVKDTVYYPKFKEFCRPHCYVDEHYFPTMLTIEAPNSLANRSVTWVDWSRGGAHPATFGRGDITEEFLRRVQKGRTCLYNNQNSTMCFLFARKFAPSALEPLLELAPTVLGFG, encoded by the exons ATGCAGGCCCGTGTGGCGTCCATGGAGGACGTGAAGGAGGCGCGGCAGGCGGCGGGGCAGGGGAGGGTGCTGCCCACGGGGATGCTCAAGGTGTTCCTGGGGTTCCTGCTGCTGGGCGTGGGCCTGTCCGCCGTCGGCATGTACATGGCGCGGCACGCGGTGGCGGCGGTCGCGCCATCGCTGTTCCGGCCGTGCCTGGGCGGCTCCTCCGCGGAGGAGGAGCCCGAGGGGCTGGAGCGGTGGACGCGGCCCCCAGCGCGCGTAGAGCACGCGATGACGGACGAGGAGCTGCTCTGGCGCGCGTCGTTCGCGCCGCGGGTGCGCGGGTACCCGTTCCGCCGCGTGCCCAAAGTGGCCTTCATGTTTCTCACGCGAGGCCCGTTGCCGCTGGCGCCGCTCTGGGAGCGTTTCTTCCGTGGGCACGAGGGGCGCTACTCCATCTACGTGCACGCATTGCCATCCTACCATGCCAACTTCACCTCTGAATCCGTCTTCTACCGGCGACAAATTCCCAGTAAG GTCGCAGAATGGGGTCAGATGACCATGTGTGATGCTGAGAGACGCCTACTTGCCAACGCTTTGCTGGATATATCCAACGAATGGTTTGTGCTTGTGTCTGAGTCGTGCATTCCCATATTTGATTTCAACACAACATACAGATACTTCCAGAATTCGAACCGAAGCTTTCTCATGGCGTTTGATGATCATGGACCATATGGACGGGGAAGATACAACTGGAATATGACCCCCGAGGTTGAACTTGACCAATGGCGCAAAGGTTCACAGTGGTTCGAAGTACACAGAGAACTTGCCATTGAAATTGTGAAGGACACAGTCTACTATCCAAAATTCAAGGAGTTCTGCAGGCCCCATTGTTATGTTGATGAGCACTATTTCCCTACAATGCTGACGATTGAAGCTCCGAACAGCCTGGCTAACAGAAGTGTTACTTGGGTGGATTGGTCAAGAGGTGGTGCACATCCAGCCACGTTTGGCAGGGGTGATATCACAGAGGAATTCCTGAGGAGGGTCCAAAAGGGACGGACATGTCTATACAATAACCAGAACTCAACGATGTGCTTCTTGTTTGCACGGAAGTTTGCTCCAAGTGCATTGGAGCCCTTGTTAGAGCTAGCGCCTACTGTGCTCGGTTTTGGTTGA